One window from the genome of Spiractinospora alimapuensis encodes:
- a CDS encoding sigma-70 family RNA polymerase sigma factor, with the protein MTATQKERASGEARQEQQTGEVDFPAAVMTYADQLYPMALRMTRNPADAEDLVQETFTKAYAKIHQFKIGTNFRAWLYRILTNTFINGYRKKQREPFQETTDEIKDWQLAAAESHTSTGARSAESEVLDRLPDSDIRRALAKLPEEFRLVVYLVDIEGYPYKEVAARMGTPIGTVMSRLHRARRQLRDLLAHHAPQHGIAA; encoded by the coding sequence GTGACGGCCACACAGAAGGAACGCGCCTCTGGGGAGGCGCGACAAGAACAGCAGACCGGTGAAGTTGACTTCCCGGCCGCGGTCATGACGTACGCCGACCAGTTGTACCCGATGGCGCTACGTATGACCCGTAACCCGGCGGACGCCGAGGACCTGGTGCAGGAAACCTTCACCAAGGCGTACGCCAAGATCCATCAGTTCAAGATCGGAACCAACTTCCGAGCGTGGCTGTATCGGATCCTGACGAACACTTTCATCAACGGCTACCGCAAGAAGCAACGCGAGCCGTTCCAGGAGACCACGGACGAGATCAAGGACTGGCAGCTCGCCGCCGCGGAGTCCCACACGTCCACCGGGGCGCGTTCCGCCGAGTCAGAGGTGCTGGACCGGCTGCCCGATTCCGATATTCGACGGGCGCTGGCCAAACTGCCGGAGGAATTCCGCCTCGTCGTCTATTTGGTGGACATTGAGGGGTACCCCTACAAGGAGGTCGCCGCGCGCATGGGAACACCGATCGGAACGGTGATGTCCCGCCTCCACCGCGCCCGGCGCCAGCTTCGCGACCTGCTCGCACACCACGCGCCACAGCATGGGATCGCGGCCTAG
- the purS gene encoding phosphoribosylformylglycinamidine synthase subunit PurS, giving the protein MARVVVDVMLKPEILDTQGQAVAEASARLGFGGVGGVRQGKRFEIELAGDADDKALAEVRQLAETLLANPVIEDYTLRVE; this is encoded by the coding sequence GTGGCCCGCGTAGTGGTGGACGTCATGCTCAAGCCGGAGATCCTGGACACCCAGGGCCAGGCCGTTGCCGAGGCCAGCGCACGGCTCGGATTCGGGGGCGTCGGTGGCGTGCGCCAGGGAAAGCGGTTCGAGATCGAGCTCGCGGGTGACGCCGACGACAAGGCCCTGGCCGAGGTGCGCCAGCTCGCGGAGACACTCCTCGCCAATCCGGTCATCGAGGACTACACGCTCCGGGTGGAGTGA
- a CDS encoding serine/threonine protein kinase, whose product MTPPNEFPPGLTPRTDVDPEHVGDYRVVGRLGSGGMGTVFAAVDPSDTPLALKLVHGEYAVDEEFRARFAREVDLLRRVDARCVPTFYGADTAARRPWLATEYVPGKTLRGHVSDHGPFTGDLLMGLAAGMAEALVAIHGAGVVHRDLKPGNVIVAPDGPKVLDFGIARAVEESAITRTGGLFGTPGWIAPEQYQGADPAAPSDMFAWGGLVAYAATGRNPFGTGATDALAYRTMEEEPDLEGLPERLRSLVTATLAKDPTHRPTAEQALSEVTRIWTGQAPSSGEEATRVLPGMLDTRWLGLPDVPTDTTSWSEHAPAKRSLLRSPKVLIPVAAVLALVLVATAGAVLWRMSGSDADPQANGGDPADEQSNGGGDGDGEDDSAAAGTEAAEDLGHGGPDLGADAADESNRPIDFSTVSTGFVYEGEDAETILLEVAEELDGGQGFGRSEPVLRLGFDDAETSGDGVRITGTADYLLDDGSYVLHAQDFRYLEPYAGNEWSPDEPEGSVYPEEDEVLLTLDADNPTGEFALTIPGVDERGGLQYVTPELWGYQPVPPDDPIPGVICFDTATPEPFIPPGDNIGCEVVVS is encoded by the coding sequence GTGACACCCCCGAACGAGTTTCCCCCGGGGCTTACGCCCCGTACCGACGTCGACCCCGAACACGTGGGTGACTACCGTGTCGTCGGCCGACTCGGCTCCGGCGGGATGGGGACCGTGTTCGCCGCGGTCGACCCGTCGGACACGCCGCTGGCGCTGAAGCTGGTGCACGGTGAGTACGCCGTCGACGAGGAGTTCCGCGCGCGGTTCGCCCGCGAGGTCGATCTCCTGCGCCGCGTCGACGCGCGTTGTGTGCCCACCTTCTACGGGGCCGACACCGCCGCTCGGCGGCCGTGGCTGGCGACGGAGTACGTTCCCGGTAAGACGCTGCGCGGTCACGTCTCCGACCACGGCCCCTTCACCGGTGACCTGCTGATGGGTCTGGCCGCGGGGATGGCGGAGGCCCTGGTCGCCATCCACGGGGCCGGCGTGGTGCACCGTGACCTCAAACCGGGCAACGTCATCGTCGCCCCGGACGGCCCCAAGGTGCTGGACTTCGGTATCGCCCGCGCGGTCGAGGAGTCGGCGATCACCCGCACCGGCGGCCTGTTCGGGACGCCCGGGTGGATCGCTCCGGAGCAGTACCAGGGAGCCGACCCCGCCGCGCCCAGCGACATGTTCGCCTGGGGCGGACTGGTGGCCTACGCGGCGACGGGACGCAACCCCTTCGGCACCGGGGCCACGGACGCGTTGGCGTATCGCACCATGGAGGAGGAGCCCGATCTCGAGGGGCTCCCCGAGCGGCTCCGCTCGTTGGTGACGGCGACGCTGGCCAAGGACCCGACCCACCGTCCGACCGCCGAACAGGCGCTGAGCGAGGTCACCCGGATCTGGACCGGCCAGGCCCCCAGCAGCGGCGAGGAGGCGACCCGGGTGCTCCCGGGGATGCTGGACACGCGCTGGCTGGGCCTGCCGGACGTACCGACGGACACCACCTCGTGGTCGGAGCACGCTCCGGCGAAGCGTTCGCTGCTGCGCTCCCCCAAGGTGCTCATCCCGGTGGCGGCGGTCCTCGCGCTCGTTCTGGTCGCCACGGCGGGGGCCGTGCTGTGGCGAATGTCCGGCAGTGACGCCGATCCGCAGGCCAACGGCGGGGATCCCGCGGACGAACAGTCCAACGGCGGCGGAGACGGCGATGGCGAGGACGACAGTGCCGCCGCGGGGACCGAGGCCGCGGAGGATCTGGGCCACGGTGGCCCCGACCTGGGTGCGGACGCCGCGGACGAGAGCAACCGGCCGATCGACTTCTCCACCGTGTCCACGGGGTTCGTGTACGAGGGTGAGGACGCCGAGACGATCCTGCTCGAGGTCGCCGAGGAACTCGACGGCGGCCAGGGATTCGGGCGCAGTGAACCCGTGCTGCGGCTCGGCTTCGACGACGCCGAGACCTCGGGCGACGGTGTCCGCATCACCGGCACCGCGGACTACTTGCTGGACGATGGGAGCTACGTCCTGCACGCGCAGGACTTCCGATACCTTGAGCCCTACGCGGGGAACGAGTGGTCGCCCGACGAACCCGAGGGGTCCGTCTATCCCGAGGAGGACGAGGTCCTGTTGACCTTGGACGCCGATAACCCGACCGGAGAGTTCGCCCTCACGATTCCAGGCGTGGACGAACGAGGGGGCCTCCAGTACGTCACGCCCGAGCTTTGGGGATACCAACCCGTGCCACCCGACGACCCCATCCCAGGCGTCATCTGCTTCGATACAGCGACTCCGGAACCGTTCATTCCACCGGGTGACAACATCGGGTGCGAGGTGGTGGTGTCGTGA
- a CDS encoding serine/threonine-protein kinase, whose product MTAPTPPPADQPPTPPPPTSGAALTPLLPEDPKEIGGYRLVGRIGAGGMGVVYAAAGSDGYIAIKVIHSDHAADPEFRVRFAREVDLAQRVVSPRVPAFYGADTQAAAPWLATEYVPGRTLREHLTAHGPLRDGMLLGFAAGVAEALRVVHAAGIVHRDLKPGNVILASDGPRVLDFGIARAVEETALTRTGGLVGTPGWIAPEQYQGAEITSAADLFAWASLVAFAATGANPFGSGPPNALAYRVLRGEPDLTGVPEALLPLLTSALDREPATRPSAEQAVRAVHYVWNDSTAAPAAEPPADDATAVVQLLGNEWTEIQTTVPPAPPRQGRRRLAVLIAAGVAAGVLVLGGGAGAAAMFMSSAEDPQVADGSETDGAGTDDEGAEDDTGDEGSEGADDSEDTADDEGAEDEAEDEPVELPAYAVDYVSTGGGGANTGEVTETGDTARVELRYSEGFATTVMELSDVTSTGDGVQVTARLFQDGANAMSYPDLSSSWFFVRDSDEGYIPNSADSFVYQAAGHEHSETFTLTFSGAEESGVLSIDGSEGREGVGLPPFSVCYEAGAGFSTDYESCV is encoded by the coding sequence GTGACCGCCCCAACCCCTCCCCCTGCTGACCAGCCCCCCACCCCTCCGCCCCCCACCTCCGGCGCCGCGCTGACTCCCCTGCTGCCCGAGGACCCGAAGGAGATCGGCGGCTACCGTCTGGTCGGCCGGATCGGCGCCGGCGGGATGGGCGTCGTCTACGCGGCGGCGGGATCCGACGGCTACATCGCGATCAAGGTGATCCACAGCGACCACGCGGCCGACCCGGAGTTCCGGGTGCGTTTCGCGCGCGAGGTCGACCTCGCGCAGCGGGTGGTCAGCCCCCGAGTCCCCGCGTTCTACGGTGCCGACACCCAGGCGGCGGCGCCGTGGCTCGCCACCGAGTACGTTCCCGGCCGCACCCTGCGCGAGCACCTGACGGCGCATGGCCCGCTGCGGGACGGCATGCTGCTCGGCTTCGCCGCCGGCGTCGCCGAGGCCCTGCGTGTGGTGCACGCGGCCGGAATCGTGCACCGGGACCTCAAACCCGGCAATGTCATCCTCGCCTCGGACGGCCCCCGCGTGCTGGACTTCGGCATCGCGCGCGCCGTCGAGGAAACCGCGCTCACCCGGACCGGTGGTCTGGTCGGCACGCCGGGCTGGATCGCACCGGAGCAGTACCAGGGCGCCGAGATCACGTCCGCGGCCGACCTCTTCGCCTGGGCGTCCCTCGTCGCCTTCGCGGCGACCGGCGCCAACCCCTTCGGCAGCGGCCCACCGAACGCGCTGGCCTACCGCGTCCTGCGGGGAGAACCCGACCTCACTGGGGTCCCCGAGGCCCTGCTGCCGCTCCTCACCAGCGCACTGGATCGCGAACCGGCCACACGTCCCAGCGCGGAGCAGGCGGTCCGCGCGGTGCACTACGTGTGGAACGACTCCACCGCCGCGCCCGCCGCGGAGCCGCCGGCCGACGACGCCACAGCGGTCGTCCAGCTCCTGGGCAACGAGTGGACCGAGATCCAGACCACGGTTCCGCCGGCGCCGCCCCGTCAGGGCCGTCGTCGGCTCGCCGTCCTCATCGCCGCCGGTGTCGCCGCTGGCGTCCTGGTGCTGGGCGGAGGCGCCGGGGCCGCCGCGATGTTCATGTCCTCCGCGGAGGACCCGCAGGTCGCCGACGGCTCCGAGACCGATGGTGCGGGCACCGACGACGAGGGGGCCGAGGACGACACCGGAGACGAGGGCTCCGAGGGCGCGGACGACTCCGAGGACACGGCCGACGACGAAGGCGCTGAGGACGAGGCCGAGGACGAACCGGTCGAACTCCCGGCCTACGCGGTCGACTACGTCAGTACCGGCGGCGGCGGAGCCAACACGGGGGAGGTCACCGAGACCGGTGACACGGCCCGGGTGGAGCTGCGTTACTCCGAGGGCTTCGCCACCACGGTGATGGAGCTCTCCGATGTCACGTCGACCGGCGACGGTGTCCAGGTGACGGCGCGCCTCTTCCAGGACGGCGCCAACGCGATGTCCTATCCCGACCTGTCGTCGTCGTGGTTCTTCGTCCGCGACTCCGACGAGGGCTACATCCCGAACTCCGCGGACTCCTTCGTCTACCAGGCCGCGGGGCACGAGCACTCCGAGACGTTCACCCTCACGTTCTCGGGTGCGGAGGAGTCCGGTGTCCTCTCGATCGACGGTAGTGAGGGAAGAGAGGGTGTGGGACTACCGCCGTTCAGTGTCTGCTACGAGGCCGGCGCGGGGTTCTCCACCGACTACGAGAGCTGTGTCTAG
- the pdhA gene encoding pyruvate dehydrogenase (acetyl-transferring) E1 component subunit alpha: MSTNTSSGAGVEPRSADSGDNLVQILTPDGEFREHPHYPFAITAEEARGLYRDMALVRRFDTEAVALQRHGELGLWASLLGQEAAQVGSARAARPNDMIFPSYREHGVAWCRDVPTAELLAMFRGVTNGGWDPRDYGFHLYTVVIGTQCLHATGYAMGIQRDGAVGEDGSAVIAYFGDGASSQGDTNEAFVYAAVNNAPVVFFCQNNQWAISEPFERQSRVPLYQRASGFGFPGVRIDGNDVFASLAVTRQTLNDVRVGQGPALIEAFTYRMGAHTTTDDPTRYRVAEELEEWKGRDPISRLRKYLTRTGGADESFFDAVETEAEALGERVRTECRTLPDPQPSDMFRDVYAEPHPVLERQRDEFVEYLASFDGEEASHS; this comes from the coding sequence GTGTCCACCAACACCTCGTCGGGCGCAGGCGTCGAACCGCGTTCGGCCGACAGCGGCGACAACCTAGTACAGATCCTCACTCCGGACGGAGAGTTCCGGGAGCATCCCCATTACCCCTTCGCGATCACGGCGGAGGAGGCACGCGGCCTGTACCGTGACATGGCGCTGGTGCGACGGTTCGACACCGAGGCCGTCGCGCTGCAGCGGCATGGCGAACTCGGCCTCTGGGCGTCCCTGCTGGGGCAGGAGGCCGCCCAGGTCGGCTCCGCGAGGGCGGCGCGGCCCAACGACATGATCTTCCCCTCGTACCGGGAGCACGGTGTGGCCTGGTGCCGCGACGTGCCGACCGCCGAGCTGCTGGCGATGTTCCGCGGCGTCACCAACGGTGGCTGGGATCCGCGGGACTACGGCTTCCACCTGTACACCGTGGTGATCGGGACCCAGTGCCTGCACGCCACCGGCTACGCGATGGGAATCCAGCGCGACGGTGCCGTGGGTGAGGACGGCAGCGCCGTCATCGCCTACTTCGGCGACGGCGCCAGCAGCCAGGGCGACACCAACGAGGCCTTCGTCTACGCCGCGGTGAACAACGCGCCCGTGGTCTTCTTCTGTCAGAACAACCAGTGGGCGATCTCCGAGCCGTTCGAACGCCAGAGCCGCGTACCGCTGTACCAGCGCGCGTCGGGCTTTGGCTTCCCCGGCGTCCGCATCGACGGCAACGACGTCTTCGCCTCCCTCGCCGTGACCCGGCAGACGCTGAACGACGTCCGTGTCGGCCAGGGGCCCGCCCTGATCGAGGCCTTCACCTACCGAATGGGGGCGCACACCACCACCGACGACCCGACGCGCTACCGCGTGGCCGAGGAGCTGGAGGAGTGGAAGGGCCGAGACCCCATCTCCCGGCTGCGGAAGTATCTGACCCGCACTGGTGGCGCCGACGAGTCCTTCTTCGACGCGGTGGAGACGGAGGCCGAGGCCCTGGGCGAACGGGTCCGGACCGAGTGCCGCACCCTGCCCGACCCGCAGCCATCCGACATGTTCCGCGACGTCTACGCCGAGCCACACCCCGTGCTGGAACGTCAGCGGGACGAGTTCGTCGAGTATCTGGCGTCCTTCGACGGCGAGGAGGCGTCCCACTCATGA
- a CDS encoding aldo/keto reductase: MQYITLNNGLRMPQLGFGVFQVPDDEAERSVDVALQAGYRSIDTAALYQNEEGVGRAVRASGIDREELFVTTKLWNTDQGYENTLDAFDASLRKLGMDYVDLYLIHWPSPARNLYVDTWQALERIYSEGRAKAIGVSNFTEETLDRVVKETEIVPAVNQIELHPYLTQERMRAADANHGVATEAWSPLGQGKGLLDDPTLATLARKHGRSPAQVVLRWHIQLGNIVIPKSVTPERIRENLNVFGFELDDEDMATINGLNRDERVGPDPETFNK, translated from the coding sequence ATGCAGTACATCACGCTGAACAACGGGCTTCGGATGCCCCAGCTCGGGTTCGGGGTCTTCCAGGTCCCCGATGACGAGGCCGAGCGGTCGGTCGACGTCGCGCTCCAGGCCGGGTACCGCAGCATCGACACCGCGGCGCTCTACCAGAACGAGGAGGGTGTCGGGCGTGCGGTCCGGGCGTCGGGCATCGACCGCGAGGAACTGTTCGTCACCACCAAGCTGTGGAACACCGACCAGGGGTACGAGAACACGCTGGACGCGTTCGACGCCAGTCTGCGCAAACTCGGCATGGACTACGTCGATCTGTACCTGATCCACTGGCCGAGCCCGGCCCGGAACCTCTACGTCGACACCTGGCAGGCGCTGGAGCGGATCTACTCCGAGGGCCGCGCCAAGGCGATCGGCGTCTCCAACTTCACCGAGGAGACGCTGGACCGCGTCGTCAAGGAGACGGAGATCGTCCCGGCCGTCAACCAGATCGAGCTGCACCCCTATCTCACCCAGGAGCGGATGCGGGCGGCCGACGCCAACCACGGTGTGGCCACCGAGGCGTGGAGCCCCCTGGGCCAGGGGAAGGGCCTGCTGGACGACCCGACGCTCGCGACCCTGGCCCGTAAGCACGGCCGCTCGCCCGCACAGGTCGTGCTGCGGTGGCACATCCAGCTCGGCAACATCGTCATCCCCAAGTCCGTGACCCCGGAACGCATCCGGGAGAACCTCAACGTCTTCGGCTTCGAGCTCGACGACGAGGACATGGCGACCATCAACGGCCTCAACCGCGACGAACGCGTTGGGCCGGACCCGGAGACGTTCAACAAGTAG
- a CDS encoding alpha-ketoacid dehydrogenase subunit beta → MTTTLNLGKAINAGLRRSMDDDPKVLLMGEDVGKLGGVFRVTDGLYKDFGPDRVIDTPLAESGIIGTAIGLALRGYRPVCEIQFDGFFFPSANQTFTQLAKMRMRSNGALKLPVVIRIPFGGGIGAVEHHSESPETYFAHTAGLRVVSCSTPEDAYWMIQQAVASDDPVAFFEPKQQYWDKADVDTEAALSSAAPMGSARVVREGTDATVVAYGAMVKTCLRAAAADDERSLEVVDLRSLAPIDYETVYASVRRTGRLIVVHEAPMSHGLGAEIAARVTEQCFYHLESPVIRVTGFDTPYPPNRLEDHYRPDLDRVLDGVDRAFAF, encoded by the coding sequence ATGACCACCACCCTCAACCTCGGCAAGGCCATCAACGCGGGGCTGCGGCGCTCGATGGACGACGACCCGAAGGTTCTCCTCATGGGAGAGGACGTGGGCAAGCTCGGCGGCGTGTTCCGCGTCACCGACGGGCTGTACAAGGACTTCGGCCCCGACCGGGTCATCGACACCCCCCTCGCGGAGTCCGGGATCATCGGCACCGCGATCGGGTTGGCGCTGCGCGGGTATCGCCCGGTGTGCGAGATCCAGTTCGACGGGTTCTTCTTCCCCTCCGCGAACCAGACGTTCACCCAGCTCGCCAAGATGCGTATGCGTTCCAACGGGGCACTAAAGCTCCCGGTCGTCATCCGGATCCCGTTCGGAGGCGGAATCGGCGCTGTCGAGCACCACAGTGAGTCCCCGGAGACCTACTTCGCGCACACCGCCGGACTGCGTGTGGTGAGCTGCTCCACGCCGGAGGACGCCTACTGGATGATTCAGCAGGCCGTGGCCAGTGACGACCCGGTGGCGTTCTTCGAGCCGAAGCAGCAGTACTGGGACAAGGCCGACGTGGACACCGAGGCCGCGCTGTCGTCGGCGGCGCCCATGGGCAGCGCCCGCGTCGTCCGCGAGGGCACCGACGCCACGGTGGTGGCCTACGGGGCGATGGTGAAGACGTGCCTTCGCGCGGCGGCCGCCGACGATGAGCGCTCTCTGGAGGTCGTCGATCTCCGCTCCCTGGCGCCGATCGACTACGAGACGGTCTACGCGTCGGTCCGCCGCACCGGCCGCCTGATCGTCGTGCACGAGGCGCCGATGTCCCACGGTCTGGGGGCGGAGATCGCGGCCCGCGTCACCGAGCAGTGCTTCTATCACCTGGAGTCCCCGGTCATCCGGGTCACCGGTTTCGACACTCCCTACCCCCCGAACCGCCTGGAGGATCACTACCGGCCGGACCTGGACCGCGTACTCGACGGAGTCGACCGCGCCTTCGCGTTCTGA
- a CDS encoding dihydrolipoamide acetyltransferase family protein, producing the protein MAQGIQQYRLPDAGEGLTEAEIVRWAVQPGDEVTINQTLLEVETAKAVVELPSPYAGTVSELLVAEGTTVPVGTPIITIAGGDAAGTESGADAGAAGSATGGDGGEGAKAEPVLVGYGVKEAPSRRRRRSRPDATAAPSGTQNGRTEAPPTAPTRAPAPPAPPAPPAPPAPPAPPAPARTIRALAKPPVRKLAKDLGVDLGSVDPTGPDGVVTRDDVRRAAEAPVAATSARDGEERVPVRGVRKHTAAAMVSSAFTAPHVTEFLQIDATETVRAAKRLRKRPEFDDIKVSPLLLVAKALMVAARRYPELNSSWDGDAGEIVLKRYVNLGIAAATPRGLLIPTIHDAHAMALPDLAKALQESTETARAGTATPAQLSGSTITITNVGVFGVDAGTPILNPGEAAILAIGQIRDMPWVHRDELAIRKVTTLALSFDHRIIDGEVGSKALRDIGEMLEDPLTALAWS; encoded by the coding sequence ATGGCACAAGGCATTCAGCAGTACAGGCTGCCCGACGCGGGCGAGGGCCTGACGGAGGCGGAGATCGTGCGCTGGGCGGTTCAGCCCGGCGACGAGGTCACCATCAACCAGACCCTGCTCGAGGTCGAGACCGCCAAGGCCGTGGTGGAGCTCCCGAGTCCCTACGCGGGAACGGTGTCGGAGCTCCTCGTCGCCGAGGGGACGACGGTCCCGGTGGGCACGCCGATCATCACCATCGCCGGCGGTGACGCCGCGGGGACCGAGTCCGGCGCGGACGCCGGAGCGGCGGGGTCCGCGACCGGGGGTGACGGGGGAGAGGGAGCCAAGGCCGAGCCGGTCCTGGTGGGATACGGCGTGAAGGAGGCGCCGAGCCGGCGTCGACGTCGCTCCCGTCCCGACGCCACCGCGGCACCTTCCGGCACCCAGAACGGTCGGACGGAGGCGCCCCCGACCGCTCCGACCCGCGCGCCCGCACCGCCCGCACCGCCCGCACCGCCCGCACCGCCCGCACCGCCCGCACCGCCCGCACCGGCGCGGACGATCCGTGCGCTCGCGAAGCCACCGGTGCGCAAGCTCGCCAAGGACCTCGGTGTCGACCTGGGCTCCGTGGACCCCACTGGTCCCGACGGTGTGGTCACCAGGGACGACGTCCGCAGGGCGGCGGAGGCACCCGTCGCCGCGACCTCGGCGCGGGACGGCGAGGAACGCGTCCCGGTTCGTGGTGTCCGCAAGCACACGGCGGCCGCCATGGTGTCCAGCGCGTTCACCGCTCCACACGTCACCGAGTTCCTGCAGATCGACGCCACCGAGACGGTCCGGGCCGCGAAGCGCCTGCGTAAACGGCCCGAGTTCGACGACATCAAGGTGTCGCCGCTCCTTCTGGTGGCCAAGGCCCTGATGGTGGCGGCCCGCCGCTATCCGGAGCTCAACTCCTCGTGGGACGGGGACGCCGGGGAGATCGTACTCAAGCGCTACGTGAACCTGGGCATCGCCGCCGCCACGCCGCGCGGCCTGCTCATCCCCACCATCCACGACGCCCACGCGATGGCCCTGCCCGACCTCGCCAAGGCACTCCAGGAGAGTACCGAGACGGCCCGCGCGGGGACCGCGACTCCCGCCCAGCTCAGCGGGAGCACCATCACCATCACCAACGTCGGGGTCTTCGGCGTCGACGCCGGAACCCCGATCCTCAACCCCGGGGAGGCCGCGATCCTCGCGATCGGCCAAATCCGGGACATGCCGTGGGTCCACCGCGACGAACTCGCGATCCGCAAGGTGACCACCCTCGCGCTGAGCTTCGACCACCGGATCATCGACGGCGAGGTGGGCTCCAAGGCCCTCCGGGACATCGGGGAAATGCTGGAGGACCCCCTGACCGCCCTCGCCTGGTCCTGA
- a CDS encoding NAD(P)H-binding protein — MRVVIAGGHGKIALRLARLLVDRGDEAVGLVRNPDHIADLRAAGAEGVECDLERATVADVEKLLAGADAAVFAAGAGPGSGVARKESVDKGAAILLADAVQAAGVPRLLQVSAMGAGKPPAPERGDVWAAYIAAKTLAEGDLRRRDVGWTIVRPGLLTDDPGTGRVTLAPPPVPRGQISRDDVAAAIAELLGRGAGVGLTVELVGGDVPIAEAVENLPTR, encoded by the coding sequence ATGCGTGTCGTGATCGCCGGTGGGCACGGCAAGATCGCGCTGCGGTTGGCGCGACTGCTCGTGGACCGCGGCGACGAGGCCGTGGGCCTCGTGCGCAATCCGGATCACATCGCTGACCTCCGCGCCGCCGGCGCCGAGGGTGTTGAGTGCGACCTGGAGCGGGCCACGGTCGCCGACGTGGAGAAGCTGCTAGCCGGCGCCGACGCGGCGGTGTTCGCCGCGGGTGCGGGCCCGGGCAGCGGCGTCGCCCGCAAGGAGTCCGTGGACAAGGGGGCCGCGATCCTCCTCGCCGACGCGGTCCAGGCCGCGGGGGTGCCACGTCTGCTGCAGGTCTCGGCGATGGGTGCGGGAAAGCCGCCGGCGCCCGAACGCGGTGACGTATGGGCCGCGTACATCGCCGCGAAGACACTCGCCGAGGGGGACCTCCGACGCCGCGACGTCGGTTGGACCATCGTTCGCCCCGGACTGCTCACCGACGACCCGGGGACCGGGCGCGTCACGCTCGCCCCTCCTCCGGTGCCTCGGGGCCAGATCTCGCGGGACGACGTCGCCGCGGCCATCGCCGAGCTGCTGGGCCGTGGCGCGGGAGTCGGCCTCACCGTGGAACTCGTCGGCGGGGACGTCCCCATCGCGGAGGCGGTTGAGAACCTGCCCACCCGCTGA
- a CDS encoding CynX/NimT family MFS transporter, with translation MLLVIAFALASLNLRPALAGVSPALTDIMSELGLSAAAGGMITTVMVVCLGVVSPVAPLLAGRFGTERALLAGLVVLCVGLLVRSAGGPVLLYLGAAACGSAIAIMNVVMPGFVKRRFPNHTGILTGLYTTGLVLGASAASAFTVPIRDAVGGGWRFAIAVPVVVAIVATVLWAPHALRSSRGNTPVLHVRPLLRSGTAWIVTAFMGVQSITFYITLSWLPTIFQDAGYSAAYAGFLLGLSNLVQVASTLTMPILAARARSQVPHVVTAVVLTGAGYAGILLAPTTLPWLWVLVMGFGQGASIALALLIITLRAPDSTSVVSLSAMAQGFGYIMAAAGPLVIGVLYQATAGWTLPLVFGLAMCGLQLAVGILAGRPRVVRLPGTTSGTGAAEHAAGRSAQ, from the coding sequence GTGCTCCTGGTCATCGCCTTCGCCCTGGCCTCCCTGAACCTTCGCCCGGCGCTCGCGGGGGTGTCCCCCGCGCTGACCGACATCATGAGCGAGCTCGGCCTCAGCGCGGCCGCTGGCGGCATGATCACCACGGTGATGGTGGTGTGCCTCGGGGTCGTCTCACCCGTGGCGCCGCTGCTCGCCGGCCGGTTCGGAACGGAGCGGGCGTTGCTCGCCGGGTTGGTGGTGCTGTGTGTCGGGCTGCTCGTGCGCAGCGCGGGCGGCCCGGTGCTGCTGTACCTGGGGGCGGCGGCCTGCGGTTCGGCCATCGCGATCATGAACGTGGTGATGCCGGGCTTCGTGAAGCGGCGCTTCCCGAACCACACCGGAATCCTGACCGGGCTCTACACCACCGGGCTCGTTCTGGGAGCCTCCGCGGCGTCGGCCTTCACGGTGCCGATCCGGGACGCCGTCGGCGGCGGATGGCGGTTCGCGATCGCCGTTCCGGTGGTCGTCGCCATCGTGGCCACCGTCCTGTGGGCTCCGCACGCCCTGCGGTCCTCGCGGGGGAACACCCCCGTCCTCCACGTGCGGCCGTTGTTGCGTAGTGGTACGGCGTGGATCGTCACGGCCTTCATGGGCGTTCAGTCCATCACGTTCTACATCACGCTCTCCTGGCTCCCGACGATCTTCCAGGACGCCGGCTACTCCGCCGCCTACGCCGGCTTCCTGCTGGGCCTGTCCAACCTGGTGCAGGTCGCGTCCACCCTGACGATGCCGATCCTCGCCGCGCGGGCACGCAGCCAGGTGCCGCACGTGGTCACGGCGGTGGTCCTGACCGGCGCGGGCTACGCCGGCATCCTGTTGGCACCCACGACCCTGCCGTGGCTGTGGGTCCTGGTGATGGGGTTCGGCCAGGGAGCGTCGATCGCCCTCGCCTTGCTGATCATCACGCTTCGCGCGCCGGACTCGACGTCGGTCGTGTCGCTGTCCGCCATGGCCCAGGGATTCGGGTACATCATGGCGGCCGCCGGGCCCCTGGTCATCGGCGTCCTGTACCAGGCGACGGCGGGATGGACCCTACCCCTGGTGTTCGGTCTCGCGATGTGCGGACTGCAACTGGCCGTCGGGATCCTCGCCGGGCGGCCCAGAGTCGTGCGGCTCCCCGGAACGACGAGCGGCACCGGCGCCGCGGAACACGCCGCGGGCCGGTCCGCTCAGTGA